One window of the Doryrhamphus excisus isolate RoL2022-K1 chromosome 10, RoL_Dexc_1.0, whole genome shotgun sequence genome contains the following:
- the LOC131136783 gene encoding neurexophilin-4-like: MKPLCWKLTVTCLWLFSSAIQETTKASSQQQQADEEGRVDAVGASLKVKHISKDLQIISTKYKTPAYGSLGPYGWPRNFSLDQHLYNPPSKSKPHPKVSSKSKKILGWGDFYFNVKTLKFSLLVTGKIVDHINGTFSVYFRHNSSHLGNITVSIVPPSKALALEVLDPGIPSTQSVLLTDLASQFQSTGSTPSDFPKQQQDLMVMTELNCRVEYQRTNRSKKTKPCMYDPGQTCYSENTQSQAAWICAKPFKVICIFIAFTGTDYRLVQKVCPDRNFQVEQNQQHFG; encoded by the coding sequence ATCCAAGAAACAACCAAAGCCTCAAGCCAACAACAGCAAGCAGATGAGGAAGGAAGAGTAGACGCTGTTGGAGCGTCTTTGAAGGTCAAACACATCTCCAAGGACTTACAGATCATCTCCACCAAATATAAAACCCCGGCGTACGGCTCTCTTGGCCCGTACGGGTGGCCTCGGAACTTCTCCCTGGATCAACATCTATACAACCCTCCATCCAAATCAAAGCCTCATCCAAAAGTGTCTAGCAAGTCCAAGAAGATTTTGGGTTGGGGCGACTTTTACTTCAATGTGAAAACGCTGAAATTTAGCCTACTAGTGACCGGGAAGATTGTGGATCACATCAACGGCACGTTCAGCGTCTATTTCCGTCACAACTCCTCGCATTTGGGGAATATCACCGTTAGCATTGTGCCGCCATCTAAAGCGCTTGCCTTGGAGGTTCTGGATCCTGGAATTCCAAGCACTCAATCCGTCCTATTAACAGATCTAGCATCCCAGTTTCAATCCACCGGTTCGACTCCTTCAGATTTTCCCAAACAGCAGCAGGACTTGATGGTCATGACTGAATTAAACTGCCGTGTGGAGTACCAAAGAACCAATCGGTCCAAGAAAACCAAGCCCTGCATGTACGACCCGGGTCAAACATGCTACTCGGAAAACACCCAATCGCAGGCAGCGTGGATCTGTGCCAAACCGTTTAAGGTCATATGCATTTTCATCGCCTTCACCGGGACAGACTACAGACTGGTGCAGAAGGTTTGCCCAGACCGCAATTTTCAGGTTGAGCAGAACCAGCAGCACTTTGGATGA
- the ndufa4l2a gene encoding NADH dehydrogenase [ubiquinone] 1 alpha subcomplex subunit 4-like 2 has translation MIFRTAVEHAKKHPGLIPQFFFICLGMGGASLYLIRLAKGPHVTWDKTNNPEPWNKLDPTYQYKFVAITTDYKNLKKEGPEF, from the exons ATGATATTTCGGACAGCGGTGGAGCATGCCAAGAAGCACCCTGGC TTGATCCCCCAGTTCTTCTTCATCTGTTTGGGAATGGGTGGGGCTTCTCTTTACCTGATCCGATTGGCCAAAGGACCTCATGTGAC CTGGGACAAGACCAATAATCCAGAACCCTGGAATAAACTTGATCCCACATACCAGTATAAG TTTGTGGCTATCACTACTGACTACAAGAACCTGAAGAAGGAGGGACCAGAGTTCTGA
- the actr5 gene encoding actin-related protein 5 isoform X1: MAAPQQPACQIFSFRDCKASPDPIFNLPASCGTSTPIVIDNGSFQTRADWATADLDAPRLLFRSVAARSRGAARSETQIGNDIPNLEPLRWLLKSQFDRDVVVNFEIQELIFDHVFSHLGITSEGRVEHPIVLTEAPCNPLHCRQMMSELLFECYGVPHVSYGVDALYSFHRGNNQRNPLHPRTGIILSSGYHCSHILPVIEGRFDAMNCKRVNVAGGQAAAYLQRLLQLKYPGHLAAITLSRMEELLHEHSYTAVDYQEELEKWRSPDFYEREVHRMQLPFSGKLPGGCVSAEERQERRAQQLRRLQEINARRRGEKLQQDQERLDRLMAVQELLEDGLLDQFHKSLVELNMDSAEELQSYINKLQQAVEQGRHKLLHSDATEGKTEVSELEQPMEEGDGMAMMYSDFPEDTLPEKPLNVVQPAFNMAEYHQLFVGTERLRCPEILFQPSLTGEDQMGLTETLQYVLSMYTKEQQEALVSNVFLTGGNMQYPGMKERMERELLAIRPFQSHFKVTMASQPSLDAWLGARDWALEHPLSGEDEGWISRQDYEEKGGEYLSEHCASNVFVPMKVNKNGPPRPAEVPVAMVTAALTASSSAADVAMVTS; encoded by the exons ATGGCCGCTCCACAGCAACCGGCTTGCCAAATTTTCTCATTCCGAGACTGCAAAGCTTCTCCGGATCCAATATTCAATCTCCCGGCCTCATGTGGGACGTCGACCCCTATCGTGATCGACAATGGTTCCTTCCAAACGAGGGCCGACTGGGCCACGGCGGACTTGGACGCTCCACGACTGCTCTTCAGGTCCGTGGCGGCGCGGAGCAGAGGGGCCGCCCGCAGCGAGACCCAGATTGGTAACGACATCCCCAACCTGGAGCCTCTACGGTGGCTGCTTAAGAGTCAGTTCGACCGGGATGTGGTGGTCAATTTTGAGATCCAGGAATTGATTTTTGACCATGTTTTTAGCCACTTGGGCATCACCTCGGAG GGTCGTGTGGAGCACCCCATCGTGCTGACCGAGGCGCCATGCAATCCTCTTCACTGCCGTCAGATGATGTCGGAGTTGCTGTTCGAGTGCTACGGCGTCCCTCATGTCTCGTACGGTGTGGACGCCCTGTACAGTTTCCATCGCGGCAATAATCAGAGGAACCCACTACATCCACGGACAGGCATCATTTTATCCTCAGGGTACCATTGTTCACACATCCTGCCTGTGATCGAGGGAAG GTTCGATGCGATGAACTGCAAGCGAGTGAATGTGGCCGGAGGTCAGGCAGCAGCTTACCTGCAGAGGCTCCTGCAGCTCAAATACCCTGGTCACTTGGCCGCCATCACGCTCAGCCGTATGGAGGAGCTCCTGCATGAGCACAGCTACACTGCTGTGGACTACCAAGAAG AGCTAGAAAAGTGGCGTAGCCCCGATTTCTATGAGCGCGAGGTCCACAGGATGCAGCTTCCCTTCTCCGGCAAGTTGCCTGGTGGCTGTGTGAGTGCCGAGGAGAGGCAAGAGAGGCGAGCTCAGCAGCTGAGGCGTCTTCAGGAGATCAATGCCCGGCGACGTGGAGAGAAACTGCAGCAGGATCAAGAAAGGCTGGACAGACTGATGGCCGTGCAG GAGCTGCTAGAGGACGGCCTGTTGGATCAGTTCCACAAGAGTCTAGTAGAGCTCAACATGGACTCGGCTGAGGAGCTCCAGTCATACATCAACAAACTCCAGCAGGCCGTGGAGCAGGGCAGACACAAGCTGCTGCACAGCGACGCCACGGAGGGAAAGACGGAG GTGTCCGAGCTGGAGCAACCTATGGAGGAAGGCGACGGTATGGCAATGATGTATTCGGACTTCCCGGAGGACACCCTTCCGGAAAAACCTCTTAATGTAGTCCAG CCAGCCTTCAATATGGCAGAATACCACCAACTCTTTGTGGGCACAGAGCGACTACGCTGCCCGGAGATCCTCTTCCAGCCCTCGCTGACCGGAGAGGACCAGATGGGACTGACGGAGACGCTTCAGTATGTGTTGTCCAT GTACACTAAAGAGCAGCAGGAGGCACTGGTCAGCAACGTGTTCCTGACCGGAGGCAACATGCAGTATCCTGGCATGAAGGAAAGGATGGAGAGAGAACTCCTGGCCATAAGACCCTTTCAGTCGCACTTTAAG GTGACAATGGCGTCACAGCCGTCCTTGGACGCCTGGTTGGGTGCCAGAGACTGGGCCCTGGAGCACCCCCTTAGCGGTGAAGATGAGGGCTGGATCAGTCGTCAGGACTACGAGGAAAAAGGAGGCGAGTATCTCAGCGAACACTGCGCCTCCAACGTCTTCGTCCCAATGAAGGTCAACAAAAATGGTCCGCCTCGACCGGCCGAAGTtcccgtcgccatggttacagcAGCTCTGACAGCCTCTTCGTCTGCAGCtgatgttgccatggtgacatcCTAA
- the actr5 gene encoding actin-related protein 5 isoform X2, which produces MAAPQQPACQIFSFRDCKASPDPIFNLPASCGTSTPIVIDNGSFQTRADWATADLDAPRLLFRSVAARSRGAARSETQIGNDIPNLEPLRWLLKSQFDRDVVVNFEIQELIFDHVFSHLGITSEGRVEHPIVLTEAPCNPLHCRQMMSELLFECYGVPHVSYGVDALYSFHRGNNQRNPLHPRTGIILSSGYHCSHILPVIEGRFDAMNCKRVNVAGGQAAAYLQRLLQLKYPGHLAAITLSRMEELLHEHSYTAVDYQEELEKWRSPDFYEREVHRMQLPFSGKLPGGCVSAEERQERRAQQLRRLQEINARRRGEKLQQDQERLDRLMAVQELLEDGLLDQFHKSLVELNMDSAEELQSYINKLQQAVEQGRHKLLHSDATEGKTEVSELEQPMEEGDGMAMMYSDFPEDTLPEKPLNVVQPAFNMAEYHQLFVGTERLRCPEILFQPSLTGEDQMGLTETLQYVLSMYTKEQQEALVSNVFLTGGNMQYPGMKERMERELLAIRPFQSHFKVTMASQPSLDAWLGARDWALEHPLSGEDEGWISRQDYEEKGVELLLHTSLPISSRWLPKGTKVSERSSTLCTLTKKSHGDERAAVIRWK; this is translated from the exons ATGGCCGCTCCACAGCAACCGGCTTGCCAAATTTTCTCATTCCGAGACTGCAAAGCTTCTCCGGATCCAATATTCAATCTCCCGGCCTCATGTGGGACGTCGACCCCTATCGTGATCGACAATGGTTCCTTCCAAACGAGGGCCGACTGGGCCACGGCGGACTTGGACGCTCCACGACTGCTCTTCAGGTCCGTGGCGGCGCGGAGCAGAGGGGCCGCCCGCAGCGAGACCCAGATTGGTAACGACATCCCCAACCTGGAGCCTCTACGGTGGCTGCTTAAGAGTCAGTTCGACCGGGATGTGGTGGTCAATTTTGAGATCCAGGAATTGATTTTTGACCATGTTTTTAGCCACTTGGGCATCACCTCGGAG GGTCGTGTGGAGCACCCCATCGTGCTGACCGAGGCGCCATGCAATCCTCTTCACTGCCGTCAGATGATGTCGGAGTTGCTGTTCGAGTGCTACGGCGTCCCTCATGTCTCGTACGGTGTGGACGCCCTGTACAGTTTCCATCGCGGCAATAATCAGAGGAACCCACTACATCCACGGACAGGCATCATTTTATCCTCAGGGTACCATTGTTCACACATCCTGCCTGTGATCGAGGGAAG GTTCGATGCGATGAACTGCAAGCGAGTGAATGTGGCCGGAGGTCAGGCAGCAGCTTACCTGCAGAGGCTCCTGCAGCTCAAATACCCTGGTCACTTGGCCGCCATCACGCTCAGCCGTATGGAGGAGCTCCTGCATGAGCACAGCTACACTGCTGTGGACTACCAAGAAG AGCTAGAAAAGTGGCGTAGCCCCGATTTCTATGAGCGCGAGGTCCACAGGATGCAGCTTCCCTTCTCCGGCAAGTTGCCTGGTGGCTGTGTGAGTGCCGAGGAGAGGCAAGAGAGGCGAGCTCAGCAGCTGAGGCGTCTTCAGGAGATCAATGCCCGGCGACGTGGAGAGAAACTGCAGCAGGATCAAGAAAGGCTGGACAGACTGATGGCCGTGCAG GAGCTGCTAGAGGACGGCCTGTTGGATCAGTTCCACAAGAGTCTAGTAGAGCTCAACATGGACTCGGCTGAGGAGCTCCAGTCATACATCAACAAACTCCAGCAGGCCGTGGAGCAGGGCAGACACAAGCTGCTGCACAGCGACGCCACGGAGGGAAAGACGGAG GTGTCCGAGCTGGAGCAACCTATGGAGGAAGGCGACGGTATGGCAATGATGTATTCGGACTTCCCGGAGGACACCCTTCCGGAAAAACCTCTTAATGTAGTCCAG CCAGCCTTCAATATGGCAGAATACCACCAACTCTTTGTGGGCACAGAGCGACTACGCTGCCCGGAGATCCTCTTCCAGCCCTCGCTGACCGGAGAGGACCAGATGGGACTGACGGAGACGCTTCAGTATGTGTTGTCCAT GTACACTAAAGAGCAGCAGGAGGCACTGGTCAGCAACGTGTTCCTGACCGGAGGCAACATGCAGTATCCTGGCATGAAGGAAAGGATGGAGAGAGAACTCCTGGCCATAAGACCCTTTCAGTCGCACTTTAAG GTGACAATGGCGTCACAGCCGTCCTTGGACGCCTGGTTGGGTGCCAGAGACTGGGCCCTGGAGCACCCCCTTAGCGGTGAAGATGAGGGCTGGATCAGTCGTCAGGACTACGAGGAAAAAGGAG TCGAACTACTGTTGCACACAAGCCTTCCCATTTCCTCTCGTTGGCTCCCAAAGGGCACAAAAGTGAGTGAAAGATCCTCGACTCTTTGcaccctcacaaaaaaaagccaCGGTGACGAGAGAGCAGCTGTAATCAGATGGAAATGA